The nucleotide window AAGCGAAGCCAAGTGCTATACATAATCCCCACATTGTTTTTGTCTTAGAAagagaaaacataaaaagtaATGCATTCAGGCAGCGTTGAACAAAGGCTCCAAGCCTTAGCACAACATTTTATTGCCGAGAAAGCAGTGAAACCGGGTCCAGCAGGTCCTGCCAGCACCGCCGCCGGTACAAGCAAACGAGCAGCGGTTCTGGTGTGTTTGTTCAAAGGGGAAGATGGCGATCTGCACGTCATTCTCACAAAGCGAGCCTCAACTCTCTCTTCTAACCCCGGTGAGTGGTCAAATGGTCATGATCGGCCTCACCTACCCACCTACCAGTATAAGCATTGTAAAGACTAATTAGAGATAGGGTGTGTTTGGTTGCAAACTTGCAGGCGATGTTGCGCTCCCCGGCGGGAAAAGAGAGGAAGGGGATGCTGATGACGTGGACACTGCCCTTCGGGAGGCCAAGGAGGAGATCGGCTTGGACCCTTCCCTAGTCAACGTTATCACCGTTCTTCAACCCATTGTAACCAAGGTTAGCTCATGACTTTTTAACAAATGTAATTAGTCAttggaataaataaaaaaattacaaatcatGCATCGTTAAATGCGAGCTTCTTGAATGATGATATTaaagattttcaaattttcatggtAAGCTTTGTGTTTGCTATATACGTGCAGCGTGGTATGGCTGTGGTTCCTGTAATTGGCCTACTTTCAGACATAAAAGCATTTAGTCCAGCTCCAAATGCTGCAGAAGTGGAAGCAATGTTCTATGCTCCCTTGGAAATGTTTCTCAAGGATGAGAATAGGAGagcagaggagagagaatggaTGGGAGCCAAGTATCTGTTACATTATTTTAACTATGAAGCAGATGGTAAAGAGTATGTCATCTGGGCTTTAACTGCTGGCATTCTGATAAGGACTGCATCAATTGTGTACCAAAGGCAGCCACCATTTTCCGAGCAGAGGCCGAAATTCTGGAGTGATGTTGCTCAGAACACTGCCATGCCATAGGTTTTTATGTCATCGTATTCACAACCAGCATTGCTCGAGTCAATATCTATCAACTTTGAGCTTAGATTTCAAAGTGTTAATGCAGAGTGTTAAGAGATTTTCCTATGCATATCTCCGGCAGAGACCGAAAACCTTCTCTATAGCAGTTTCTCTTCACCACTTTCTCACATGTTATAATGACAAAGTAATGATAAAGTTTATGCACAGTTCTTAGTCTTGGAAATATTGCCATGCCATGAACCCAAAGATCAGTGTAACCCTCAAAGCAAGAATTTATTATACACAAGATAACAGCACATTTCAATCAATAAATTGGGAGAAACCATTGGCAACGAAATTGGATCCATATAGATAGTTCAACCGAGCTTCAAGCTTCGCAAAATTATAGACCATAAAGCTTTTTAGTTATATAACATAGTAGTCAGAACATATGGATGGCCAAAAATCTAAATGTTCCCGTGTAAAAGCAGTATGGGATTTAATagcccagaaaaaaaaaattaaacaaaacaacaatcttacaacaaaaaataaaagaacacttTCAGTACCTCCTTCAGCTAAACACCTCGTAGAACTTCTCAATGACAAGTAAGCCTGAGTCAATTGACTCTAAAGGATCCTTCCGAAGACGATGTCTTAAGCAGTTAGGGATGACGGTAGCAATATCCTCTGGAGTCACCTTATCTCTTCCCTTTAGAGCAGCCAAAGCTTTTGCAGCCCTGTTAGTCACTATGTCTCCTCTCAATCCATCAACGTTCAACTCTGCACAAACCTTAGAGATTTTCACCTTGAGATCCTGATCAATCTGAACAGATGGAAGGTAACTTCTAGCTGAGCCAATCTGTTGTTGAAGCTTTTCTTGCTCAGCTTGGTAAGAACCCCGAAATTCTTTGGGGTTTTTGTCAAACCGAGCTCTCTCCTCCACAATCTTCACTCTGAGCTCTGCATCCCTTACAGTCCCAACTTGTGCATGCATCCCAAAACGGTCAAGCAACTGTGGCCTCAGCTCCCCTTCTTCTGGATTGCCTGAGCCAATCAAAATAAACCGGGCAGGATGTGAAATTGAAATACCCTCTCTCTCCACTGTGTTCCATCCGGAGGCAGCAGAATCCAATAAAACATCCACTAAATGATCATCCAAGAGATTAACTTCGTCCACATAAAGAATTCCTCTGTTAGCTTTTGCAAGAAGGCCAGGCTCAAATGCCTTGACGCCCTCAGTTAGAGCTTTCTCAATATCAATTGTCCCACAGACTCTATCTTCTGTAGCACCCAAGGGTAAATCAACCATGTTGATCTTAGTCATGGTGACAGGAAGTTCCTCCCCTTTCACAATGCTCTCTCTAACTTCCGCTCCCATGGACTCTGGATCTTCGGGATCAGAATTGTATGGATCACCATAAACTACCTTGATTTCAGGAAGCAAGTCAACCAAGGACCGAACAGTTGTGGATTTTCCAGTTCCCCTATCCCCCATGATCATGACACCCCCAATCTTGGGATCAATCACATTCAGCAGAAGGCACAGTTTCATCTCATCTTGCCCCACTATAGCAGCGAATGGATATACTGGCCTCTGGTTTTCCTTAGCAGCAGCCCTCTGTGCCTGAATATGATCAGGCTGACCAGAATTAATCACACATATATTGAAGAACCTAATATTTATATAGCAAGTGaattcccaaaaataaaaactttttcttgaaattgaaacttatCTTTGATTATTTACTCAGTTAAGGAAAGAAATTTTGGGTTCAACAAAATCTTTCTCCAATTAcagaaaatttcaacatccaaATTTAACTATAACCTATGCACTTCAGCCAATAATATTAacagtgaaatttttttaatcaaaatttgtTGTCAAATAGAGTGAGGGAAGACAAATAGATAAAGAGGGTTCAGACCTGCTCAGCAGGGCTGATTTCAGTGGCAACATTGGTCACTGCCACATGAAATTGAGGCCTCTTCTTTCCATGAATCCCAATCCCTCCATAAAACTTCTTCCCATAACTCGTCCCtgcaatacaaaaaataaaattcattcaCATTAATAACAATCCACTAGCCAGCCAGCTAATGCTAAACCCACATCTTATATCCCtttaaaacacaaacaaacaccAAATATGAACTGGGTTTTTCTTATCTTCAAccaaattacagaaaacacGCCTCAATCATGATTCTGTTGCTGGAAAAAGAAGGGGGGGTTTTATTCTATTTAGCGGGAAATGTACCTGGgcttaaagagagagagggaattgaAGCCCTGGAAGTGCGAGATGAGAGAGGTCGAGAGGCAAAGGCTGCCGTTGAGCAGCTTCCGAGTATGGATGCCATGTAAAAGTGTTTATGGAAAGCGGCCTGTGTTCGAGTGTGAGTATATTTCTTGAGCTTGAGAGCTTCACATGGTTTCTAACTTTCTATTGGTTTGTGAGGCTGAGGATAAGTGGATAGATTTTCAGTCGTATCTTGTATTGTATGTTACTTGCTCTGCTTTGTCGTataccaaaaagaagaagagaaaaatgtgGTGGCCATTAATACATTTTTGAAAAgtttcttaaataatttaaaagagAGTAATAATAGCATgtaaattatttatgttttggaATTGCGTTTATGCTTCTATGTGTTGTTtggtattatttatttggataattttttaaaaagtttggAAAGTCGAGCCCATTTGACAAATTTTAAGGTGATGTGGTAAATTGAATCCACATTTGAGAAATATTTTGCACTGTCTTTATCCCTCCTCCGAATTTTTATACCACACGTTGCACTTGAACGGGAGCTTCTCTCCTAAATTTGGTGCACAAAATTTCGTGTCACTAGCATTAATATATCACTTCCAGTGACAAAAGTTTTGGATCAAACTTAATTCTTCCGCTTCTCATGACAAAATAAGGGGGGAAACCAATCATATGATGCAATAGATAATGCGTAAATTACATTCCATTATTATACTTCACTTACAAGTAATGTGGTCTTGCAAAACATCAAGGCAATCCAAATTCATAGCAGCTAAACTTCTGCATCTCCTCTCTAAAAGCAGATATAGCACTCTCCCTCAGATTCACCAAAACCCTGAACCCATCTTTCTTCCCTTCACTCGCAGACGACGGAGGCGGCAAGAAAAAGCAAGGCTCAACGCTGCCAAGCAAGTTCCTTGAGAGGGGCAAAACGGTCACAGGACCTCCCCAGCCAAAATCAACTGTGGAGTGGCGCAGGTGCCTCCAATCTGTGAACCCACTCACCTCTTTTCCTGCCGTGATCCCTTCCTCGTAATGAAGCTCCTGAAAATCGATGAAGGACCGCACGTACTCATCCGTGGTGTTGCTTTTGCTCTTCTTAATCTGCTCGGCCACTGCCCAAATGGGTTTCTCTGTTAAGTCTTTGGCGCTCAGCTTCACGTACATTGCAACGCATCCGTTGCCCCAATGCCCAGCTGGTAATGCAGGGCTCACTAGTTTTCGTACGTTGATTGAGTATGCAAATGTTACCTTGTCATTACTTGGAAGCTTCAAGGCTTTAATCCTGTTTCATCCcatcatttcaacaacaaaaaaagggagtaaatttcaattttgcaaATAAGTTTTTGACGTTGTGACACTTGTTTATAACTTCAAAACATGACGGCTCAAATAATAGTATTCATAATTGTAATCAAGTTTTTTATCAACTAAAAACCTGAATTGGAGGTCTAATCCTACCATGCTTAAAtgttcaattttatttaaaaaaaattaaaattaaaagactaTTTATGCAATTTGGTCGAGGACAAACTTAAAATTTACTGAAAGAAGAATAGAGcaaagaattttattttattaacagCAACTTACTTGGCGCGCCATATAAAAGCACCTAAAGCTTCAAAAGTGGTGAAGCTCAGCCCGGACTGCTCCAACAGCTCGCTCTTGAATCGCTCCAGACACTCGTCCCTCACATGAAAGCACTCCCTCGCAACTGGGCCCATCATCTTTGCCTGTCCGTACGGTGAGAACCCCCTCTCCAAACTCAAGCACTCATGGAGTACCGGTGCACCAATTCGGGGAGGGTCTCTGGGTCCCAGCAAGCCCGCCCGGTCCCATACGGGCTCAACCGACACCCGGGTAGCCCCGCGAGCCAACTCAGCCACGGCATTGAAAAACTGGGTGGCTCCCATTCCGTCGCACAGGGCGTGGTTAATGGCGGCTCCGAGGGTGAACCCGCCACACTCGAACACCGTGACTTGCAGCACGCACGGGTGGACCATGGCCTCGTCGGGGTTCGGGTCGGGCACCAACTGTTCGACAAAATCCGCAGCCGGGTCATCGAGGTAGCTGACGGAGTCGAGAGTGGCGTCCGAAGAGGCAAAAATAAGGGGGACGCCTTGGCCGTTGGAGCAAAAGAGCTCGAAGCGGTGGTCGGGGCGGCTGCGGAGAGTGGCGGCGAGAGGGTAGTAATGGACGAGAGCGGCGGAGAGGGCTGCGGAGATGACGTGGCGGGGGTTGGAGGAGGGAGCGGATGAGTTGGTGTTGTGGTAGGCGCGGACATAACGGAAGCTGACACGGAGGTTGGGGTCGTTGTCGaggtgggagagagagaggacgtGATCGTCGTTAAATGGGGGTGTAGATGGAACGATGAGAGTGGTTTCTATGATTTTAACGTGCATTTTTGGTCACTTAGTTTGGTAGTTGGTTGGATGGTGCTTTGGattcttcattcttttgtgGTACATTGTGGAGGTTTATAATAGAGACTGAGGAGCGACGTGGAGCATGCGGCACCGCCTACTGGCCTCATGCATCATTGCATGCCCTTTTCTGAGTGAAGACTTTCCAACCACAgaccattaaaaaaataataaaacgaAAAAGGACTTTCATTCCCAACAACCCCCGCCAAAGTTGAGTTGGGGCTTCCAAAACTCTGATTTATTGTATGGCTCTTTTAATTGGGCCGAAATCCTTGAAGCCCTTTTAGTTGGGCCCAATGAGCTGAAGCCTTAATAAATGCAGTACATTACAGTTGGAAAATAAACCCGGGTTTATTTATAGCCTTCCAAGTCGAAAGAGCGCGCTAATCTGTCATTAACGTCCTCCCCCCGCCTCTTCAAACTTGGAAATCTATAAATAATATTCAAATACAGTGTGCCTCAGACCACTGTACCGAGCGACGAGCTCTCTCACAACTCGCTTGCACCTCTGCaatctctctcgctctctcatATACGACTTTGAAATCTGTGAGTTCTCAATCCCTGATCGTGCTCTCGTTTCTTACAGGTTTTCGGATTCACGAGCTGTTCCTTTCGCGCATTTCTTGATCAATTCTTTTCCTGGAAAGTAGAATTTATCAATTCCCTTGTTTGTTAAGCTTCCTTTAGATCGTAGGATTGATTCTGCAATTTCTCCCCTTAACCTCTAAATTTCATGTTTTCGTTCCTATGGCTAACCGTTTTTTAAAGTCAAATTAGAGGAGAGTTTATGTTTTGGCTGGTTCCATCAGtcattgttttgattttgccCTTAATGATCAAGTTTTCGCTGCTTAAGAAAAATGTACAgaatttaacattttcttaCACTAATTTGAGGCAGATTTAATTCTGTCTTTATTAGCTTTGATTTGTGCTATACTGATAAGTATAAGTTTTTGTAAACTGAGGTtcatagttttctttttcttatcttaTAATTGTGATTTTAACAATTTTGGTTGGGTCGCATGAAAAGTTTGTAATGTGGACAAGGACTGAAATTTGTAATGTTGACAGTTACTGTCTGTTTGCAGAGTATAATAAGATCTACAAGTCTGTTCATATGGCAGAATCAAAGAAGGCGATATCTTCCTCTGTtaatccaaaagaaaaaagttcaCTTCCAGGTATTCTCTTGGTTTCCCTTACCTTTATCTTTGCTGT belongs to Prunus persica cultivar Lovell chromosome G4, Prunus_persica_NCBIv2, whole genome shotgun sequence and includes:
- the LOC18778799 gene encoding nudix hydrolase 15, mitochondrial: MHSGSVEQRLQALAQHFIAEKAVKPGPAGPASTAAGTSKRAAVLVCLFKGEDGDLHVILTKRASTLSSNPGDVALPGGKREEGDADDVDTALREAKEEIGLDPSLVNVITVLQPIVTKRGMAVVPVIGLLSDIKAFSPAPNAAEVEAMFYAPLEMFLKDENRRAEEREWMGAKYLLHYFNYEADGKEYVIWALTAGILIRTASIVYQRQPPFSEQRPKFWSDVAQNTAMP
- the LOC18778382 gene encoding magnesium-chelatase subunit ChlI, chloroplastic, whose product is MASILGSCSTAAFASRPLSSRTSRASIPSLSLSPGTSYGKKFYGGIGIHGKKRPQFHVAVTNVATEISPAEQAQRAAAKENQRPVYPFAAIVGQDEMKLCLLLNVIDPKIGGVMIMGDRGTGKSTTVRSLVDLLPEIKVVYGDPYNSDPEDPESMGAEVRESIVKGEELPVTMTKINMVDLPLGATEDRVCGTIDIEKALTEGVKAFEPGLLAKANRGILYVDEVNLLDDHLVDVLLDSAASGWNTVEREGISISHPARFILIGSGNPEEGELRPQLLDRFGMHAQVGTVRDAELRVKIVEERARFDKNPKEFRGSYQAEQEKLQQQIGSARSYLPSVQIDQDLKVKISKVCAELNVDGLRGDIVTNRAAKALAALKGRDKVTPEDIATVIPNCLRHRLRKDPLESIDSGLLVIEKFYEVFS
- the LOC18778519 gene encoding spermidine coumaroyl-CoA acyltransferase, with the protein product MHVKIIETTLIVPSTPPFNDDHVLSLSHLDNDPNLRVSFRYVRAYHNTNSSAPSSNPRHVISAALSAALVHYYPLAATLRSRPDHRFELFCSNGQGVPLIFASSDATLDSVSYLDDPAADFVEQLVPDPNPDEAMVHPCVLQVTVFECGGFTLGAAINHALCDGMGATQFFNAVAELARGATRVSVEPVWDRAGLLGPRDPPRIGAPVLHECLSLERGFSPYGQAKMMGPVARECFHVRDECLERFKSELLEQSGLSFTTFEALGAFIWRAKIKALKLPSNDKVTFAYSINVRKLVSPALPAGHWGNGCVAMYVKLSAKDLTEKPIWAVAEQIKKSKSNTTDEYVRSFIDFQELHYEEGITAGKEVSGFTDWRHLRHSTVDFGWGGPVTVLPLSRNLLGSVEPCFFLPPPSSASEGKKDGFRVLVNLRESAISAFREEMQKFSCYEFGLP